In one window of Salvia miltiorrhiza cultivar Shanhuang (shh) unplaced genomic scaffold, IMPLAD_Smil_shh original_scaffold_326, whole genome shotgun sequence DNA:
- the LOC131004138 gene encoding trimethyltridecatetraene synthase-like gives MENQILPISLVLTITFLSLHILKKILQNKKLNPPPGPKPWPVIGNLNLIGSLPHHSLHSLSQKYGPIMLLKFGSAPVVVGSSVAAAKIFLKTMDLTFASRPKTSAGKITTYNYSDITWSPYGPYWRQARKMCLMELFSARRLESYEYIRAEEMSSLLKELFGFSGRPFLLKDCLSTVSLNVISRMVLGRRYLDGDENAVVSPEEFKKMLDELFLLNGVLNIGDLIPYINFLDLQGYVKRMKVVSKKFDRFLEHVLDEHEARRRTTEYVSRDMVDVLLELAEDPTLEVKLERHGVKAFTQDLLAGGTESSAVTVEWAISELLKKPEIFKKATEELDRVIGPSRWVKEKDIPSLPYVEAIVKETMRLHPVAPMLVPRLAREDCKVDGYDIKKGTQVLVNTWTIQRDPSIWENPNEFNPDRFIGKNIDVKGQDFELLPFGSGRRMCPGYALGLKVIQSSLANLLHGFNWRLPDKMKPAELNMEEIFGLSTPRKFPLVAVAEPRLPLNLYNSM, from the exons ATGGAAAACCAAATTCTGCCAATTTCCTTGGTGCTCACAATCACCTTTCTCTCACTACACATCCTTAAAAAAATCCTCCAAAACAAAAAACTCAACCCGCCGCCCGGCCCGAAACCGTGGCCCGTGATAGGCAATCTCAACCTCATCGGCTCGCTCCCGCACCACTCCCTCCACTCCCTCTCCCAGAAATACGGCCCGATCATGCTCCTCAAATTCGGCTCGGCCCCGGTGGTGGTGGGCTCCTCCGTCGCCGCCGCTAAGATCTTCCTCAAAACCATGGACCTCACCTTCGCCTCTCGCCCCAAAACCTCCGCCGGAAAAATCACCACCTACAACTACTCCGACATCACGTGGTCCCCCTACGGCCCGTATTGGCGTCAGGCCCGAAAAATGTGCCTCATGGAGCTCTTCAGCGCGCGGCGGCTCGAGTCGTATGAATATATTCGGGCCGAGGAGATGAGCTCCCTTCTTAAAGAGCTCTTCGGGTTTTCGGGGCGGCCCTTTCTGCTCAAGGATTGTCTGTCGACGGTGAGCTTGAACGTGATCAGTAGAATGGTGTTGGGAAGGAGGTATTTGGACGGCGACGAGAACGCCGTGGTGTCGCCGGAGGAGTTCAAGAAGATGTTGGACGAGCTTTTCTTGCTGAATGGAGTTTTGAACATCGGGGATTTGATCCCATACATCAATTTCTTGGATCTGCAAGGGTATGTGAAGAGGATGAAGGTGGTGAGCAAGAAATTCGACCGGTTTCTGGAGCACGTGCTCGACGAGCACGAGGCGCGGCGGCGGACGACGGAGTACGTGAGCCGGGACATGGTGGATGTGCTCCTCGAGCTCGCCGAGGATCCCACCTTGGAGGTCAAGCTCGAGAGGCACGGGGTCAAAGCCTTTACTCAA GATTTATTGGCGGGCGGGACGGAGAGCTCGGCCGTGACGGTGGAGTGGGCGATCTCGGAGCTGCTGAAGAAGCCCGAGATCTTCAAGAAGGCGACGGAGGAGCTGGACCGGGTTATCGGGCCGAGCCGGTGGGTGAAGGAGAAGGATATACCGAGTCTCCCTTATGTGGAGGCCATTGTGAAGGAGACCATGAGGCTACACCCGGTGGCGCCCATGTTAGTGCCCCGTCTTGCACGAGAAGACTGTAAG GTGGATGGGTATGACATCAAGAAGGGAACCCAAGTGCTTGTGAACACATGGACAATTCAAAGAGATCCATCCATATGGGAAAATCCCAATGAATTTAATCCAGATAGATTCATTGGAAAGAATATTGATGTGAAGGGACAAGATTTCGAGCTTTTGCCGTTCGGGTCGGGCCGAAGAATGTGCCCGGGCTACGCATTGGGCCTAAAGGTGATCCAATCGAGCTTAGCAAATCTATTGCATGGGTTCAATTGGAGATTGCCGGATAAAATGAAGCCTGCAGAGCTTAATATGGAAGAAATTTTTGGGCTTTCTACTCCTAGAAAATTCCCACTTGTTGCTGTAGCTGAGCCTAGACTTCCACTCAACCTCTATAATTCTATGTGA